GAACCCTCCACGAGCGCGGGCAGGTCAGCGAACGCAGGCTGCGGCAGCTCGCCGACCGGTGCCCGCAGTACGCCGATCACCTCGCGGAGATCCTGCAGCGCCTGGTGCGCGCTCGCCCGGATGATCTCCGCGGCGCCGGCGACCTCGGCGGTGGACGCGTCCGGCCGGTACGCCAGCGCGCCGGCATGCACGCTCAGCAACGACAACCGATGCCCGAGTACGTCGTGCATCTCGCGGGCGATCTCCTCGCGCGCCCGGAGCTGCGCCTGCTCGGCCTGCAGCGTCGCCACGGTCTCGGCTCGATCCGCCCGGTCCCGCAACGTCTGCAGGAGCTGCCGCCGGGACCGGATGTAGAACCCCCAGCCGGCCATGGCCAGGTAGAGCGTCATGCCGATGATGAGCTGCGTCTTCCAGTCCTCCTTGTGCCGCACCTGGAGGTAGGTGAGCGTGGCGGCGAAGTTCACCGCGAAGACCCAGATCGAGGTCCGCCATGGCTTGTGGACGGCGACGGTCATGATCAGCACGAGCGTCGGCCCGGCAGCAGCGTCGGAGTACACCGAGACCGCTGCCGCCAGAAGCGCCAACGGGACGGGCCAGCGGCGCCGGAACCACAGGGTCAGGCAGAGCACCATCCCCGACCAGAAGTCGACGGCGAGCAGCGTCTGCGGCACCGGGTCGGACTCACCCTCGCTGTAGGCGAGAAGCCCGAGCAGAACCGCGAGTACGAACGACACGCTGTCCACGACCCAGTTCACGGCCGTGCGACGCGGACGCTTGCGCTCACTCATGACATGAATGTAGCGGTGGGTAAGCGATCTCCGGGGTGGGTGCGGGTGTCCGGATACCGAAGTCGGTGCGATCAGGTACTTAGGTCGGCGGTAGGTTGCCGGGCATGAGTCAGCTCGCAGTCACCGTCATCGGCCCGGACCGCCCGGGGATCATCGCCGACGTCACCGAGGCCCTGGTCGGTACCGGGGTCAACCTCGAGGACTCGACCATGACGCTGCTGCGCGGCCACTTCGCGATGATGATCGTCTGCGCCGGGCCGTTCGACGAGGTCAAGTCGGCGCTCGAGCCGCTGCGGGGCGAGCTGGTCATCACGGTCCGCAAGATGGGCCCCGAGCACGAGCACGCGCCGATCGGTGCGCCGTACATGCTGAGCGTCCACGGCGCGGACCGGCCGGGGATCGTGGCGGCGGTGACGCGGATGATCGCGGCCGCCGGAGGCACGATCACGGACCTCGCGACCCGGCTGAGCGGCGGGCTGTACGTGCTGACCGCGGAGGTCGAGCTGCCGCCGGCGGCCGAGCTGGAGATGCTGGACCGGGCGCTCGAGATCACGGCCGAGGAGCTCGGGGTGGGCGTCACGCTGCGCCCGGCCGAGAGCGACGAACTGTGATCACAGACTGGTCCCCTGCCCGTCTGGATGTCCAGGGTGTTGTTCTCGAGGTCGTCCGCGCGCCGCACCCGGTGCTCGCGACCGAGAGCGCCGAAGTGGACCCGCTCGACCCGGAGATGATCCAGCTCGCCGCGGACCTCGTGGCGACCATGCGGGTCTCCCCCGGGTGCGTCGGCCTCGCGGCGCCGCAGGTCGGTGTCGCGGCGCAGATGTTCTCGCTCGACGTGACCAATCACCCGAAAACGCGTACCAGCCACGGCGTCTTCGTACTGTGCAACGCAGTCGTCGTCGACGCCTCGCGCAACGAGAAGGCTCGCGAAGGCTGCATGTCGGTGCCGGACTTCACCGGCGACGTCAAACGCGCGACCCGGCTGACGGTCACCGGCGTCCTCCCCGGTACGAAGGACGAGGTCACGATCACCACCGACGCCTTCGAGGCCCGCGCCCTCCAGCACGAGATCGACCACTGCAACGGAAAGCTCTTCCTGGACCGGGTAGCCGGCGCCCACGCCGTATACCCCCGAAAGACCTACCAGTAACGAGTACTCTCATCCCCGAGCCTCCAGCCCGGGTGGCGGAACGGCAGACGCAGCGAGCTTAAACCTCGCGGCCCTAACAGGCATACGGGTTCGAATCCCGTCCCGGGCACACCTAGTCGAACCCACGCGCCGTATCTTCCAGCTGCCGCCTACCGCCGGCGAGCTGCGGGCTAACGCCCGCGACCGACCGCCTCGTAGTACGCCTACTCGTGTTTAGTGAGCGGACCCGCACCGCACCTAGGACACGAACGCGAACAACCCGCCGCCCGGCCCATCCGCGCTGTGGGCGTCATAATCGTGCGGTGACGCGAGCCTCTATGCCTTCGGTCATCTTTCTCAACGGCGCGTCTTCTTCGGGTAAGACGACGCTGGGGAGGGCGCTGCAGGACTGTTTGGATGAGCCGTATTTGTTGATGGGGTTGGACACGTGTTTTGCGATGGTTCCTGCTCAGTGGGCTGGTGGTGGAATGGGAGCTCATCGGGAGCAGGGGTTCCAGTACGTCGACCTGCCGGACGAGGACGGCAAGCCGGTTTCTGGGATCTCGTACGGGCCGGTCGGGTTGCGCATGTTGCAGGGGTTTCATCGGGCTGTGCGCGAGTTCGTTCAGGCGGGGAACCCTGTCATCGTCGACGAGATGATGCTGGGGCCCGAGGTGCGGGATCACTGGTTCGCGACTCTCGCGGGGCTCGACGTCGTCTCGGTGGGGGTTCGCTGCGATCTCGATGAACTCGAGCGTCGAGAGGGTGCGCGAAGGGGACGGGCGGGGCTCGCTCGGTGGTCTGAGGAGCGCGTGCACGAGGGGATGGCCTACGACCTCTGGGTGGACACGACCGGCCAGGCCGCGGACGCCTGCGCACATCAAGTCGTTGCAGCCGCACGCTAAGTCCAGCGAGCCGCTCTGTTGTGAGATCTCGGGCGGTGGTTAGGTGCCGCGTACTAGGGCGCCGACGATTGAGAAGCCGACGAGGCCTACGTTGATCAGGATGGCTAGCCAGGCGAGGGGTCGGCCGGGGCGGTTGTTGCGGAGGACTGAGATTGCTAGGTAGATGGAGATCGGCGAGCAGATGAAGGCGGTGAGGAATGCGCCGACTGCTTGTCCGCTCACGCCGCGGCGTTGGGGGCGGTACGTCGGAGTCGTGTAGGAGTCGCGGTACGGCGGGGCGACGTACGAATCGCGGTAGGGCGGGTCGGCGTACGGCGACTCGGTGTACGGGTCCTGATATGGCTGCTCGTACCTGTCCTGGCGTGGTGGGGTCGAGGTGGGGGCGGGGCCGGAGGACCAGGCGAAGGGGTCCGCTGTCGGCTCGTCGGGTTCGGGGTCGGCTTGGGGCGTGGGACGGACGAAGTCTTGTGGGCGTTCCTTGCGCTGTAGCAGGAGGGTGTAGTCGGCGCGGCGGGTTGGGTCGGTGAGGATCTCGTAGGCGCGGTTCAGCTTGACCTGCTGGGTGGAGTCGCCGCCGACGTCGGTGTGGTGGCTTCGCGACAGGCGGCGGTAGCTGCGCTTGATCTCCTCGGCATCGGCGGACCGGCCGACCCCGAGCAGCTTCCAGGGGTCGGCTCCGTTGAGGTCCCGGAAGTCCCGGCTCGAACTCATCGAGCGACGTCCGCCTGGTAGCAGGTCAGTCGCCAGGAAGCGTGCTGCGGGTCCATGCCGTTGGGCAGGGTGCGGTGGCCGGTTGCGAACGTGACGGTCTTGTCGCCCGCGAGGTAGCACCACAGGTCGAGCTCTTCGTCGTTCCCGTAGTAGTACGACCGGTAGTGCGTGATGGCCTGCGTCCCGAGGAACGGTGTCTGCAGGCGTTGCTGCGCTTCCAGCGGCAGGTTGCCGAGGACGCCGCGCATGTCCTGCGTGAGGTTCAGTTGCGGAGGCACCGACAGTTGGGACTGCTCGTCCTTGCCACGCGACACCAGCGAGCGCAGACCGCCGCGCGGCTTCGTGGCCTGTTGCTGTACGACGGCGTGCTTGATGCTCGACGGTACGAACTGATCGATCCGCACGCTCTGCGTCTTCTGACCCTGTTTGTTGACCCGTGGCGTCGTCACCGCGAGCCCGTTCGGCCCGAGGACGACGGCGTACGGCCGGTCGCGTTCACGCTCGTGCAGGTCGGCCCACCACTCGATCGGCGGTCCTACCTTGCGCTCGAGGTACGCCTTGACGTCGTCGTGGAGCTCGCTCCACCAGTGGAACCGGTCCGGGCTGGGGACGAACCCCAGCGGCGCGGCCTCGTGCGCGGCAGGCATCGACGGCGCGGCCGGTGCGCGCTCCACGCCACCACTTGCGGGCCGCTGCGCGGCCGGACGTCCCCGAGATTGCTCGGGCAGGTTGTCACGAGTCATGTGGGCAGCGGCGTGGAGCGGCGGCATACATAGTCCGAAGCCTCCATCACCTCGCCCACCCTGGTCAACTCTGGTTTTCCGGAGTTGTGGACAAGGTCTTCGCGCGGGTGAGTACGGCGTCGGTCATCTGCTCGGTGAGCTTGCCGGTGAACGTGTTCTGCTGGCTGGGGTGGAAGCAGCCGAGGACGGTGACCTCGCCGTACGGGGTCGGGATCCGGTGCTCGACCGCGTGGCCGAACTTCGGGCGCGGTCGCGGTACGTCGGCTCCGAGCGCGATCAGCGCTACGAGCAGAGCGTCGTACGCGAACTTGCCGAGGCAGACGATCGACCTCGTGCTGGGCAGGACGAGCTCGAGCTCGCTGCGGTACCAGGGGGCGCAGGTGTCGCGTTCCTCCGGGGTGGGCTTGTTCGCGGGCGGGGCGCAGCGGACGGCGGCGATCATCCGGGTGTCGATCAGGTGCAGGCCGTCGCCGGCGTGCTCGCTGGTGGGCTGGTTGGCGAGGCCGACGCGGTGCAGGCTCGCGAACAGCCAGTCGCCGGAGCGGTCGCCGGTGAACACGCGCCCGGTGCGGTTCCCGCCGTTCGCCGCCGGCGCCAGCCCGACGATCAGGATCCGTGGCTCGGCGACGCCCCAGCCCGGGATCGGCCGTCCCCAGTACGGCTGGTCCGCGAAGGACTTTCGCTTGCCGACAGCAACGTCTTCCCTCCATTCGACGAGCCGCGAACAGGCCCTGCACATCGAGACGCGTGCTTCCAGCTCCGCCAGGTCATCAGTCGCCGCAAGACGCACCACCTCGGCCGCATCCCGAGCCACCGGAGTACGCCGTACCGCCGGGTCCTCCGGCCACCCGATCCCCGGCGGCACAGGACTCTCGAACAACTCGCCGGTCAACGGATGCGGAAGCTTCACCCACCCAGCCTAAACGGCGAGGTCGGGGAGGATTTCATGCCCGATTCGGCACACGATCCTCCCCAACCTCAGGAGGTCAGGCGGCGAGCTGCTCGACGGGTTGCGGGGTCGTGGCGGTACGGCGGGCGTTCGGGATGGCCAGGGCTAGTACGACGGCTGCGGCGGCGAATGCCGATAGCAGGAGGAACGTGTCGGTGAAGCCCGCCTCCGCGGGGAGCCCTGAGGGCTGGATGTGGCCCGTGATGATCGAGCTCGCGAGGGCGGTGCCGATGGAGCCGCCGATGGTGCGGATGTTGGCGTTCATGCCGGTGGCCGCGCCGGTTTGCTCGCGCGGGACGTTCTGCACGATCAGGCTGGTCATGGCCGCGTAGGCGAGGCCGAGCCCGACACCGAACGCAGCCGTCGAGAGCGCCACCTGCCACTGCGCGTCGTGGAACTCGGCGAACATCAGCGCCGCGACCAGGCTCAACGCCGACCCGGAAACCACCTGCGCCTTGGCGCCGAACCGGGGCGTGAGCGGGCCGCTCAACGACCCGACGACCGCCATCGTCACCAGCATCGGCAGCATCAGCAGCCCGGCCTTCGTGACGCTCGCACCGAACCCGAAACCGGCAGCCGTCGGGATCTGCAGGAACTGCGGCACGAACGCGTACACAGCGAACATCGCCGCCCCGAACAGCAGCGCCACGAGGTTCGTCGTCCACACCGCTGGGCGGCGCATCATCCGCATGTCGATCAGCGGGTTCCGCGAGCGCAGTTCGACCGTGATCCAGCCGGCGAACAGTACGACGGCCAGCGCGAAGAGCCCCACCGTCCGCAACGAGCCCCAGCCCCACGACCGGCCCGTGCTCAGCGGCAGCAGCAGCGCGATCAGCCAGCCGGACAGGAACGCGGCGGCCAGCCAGTCGATCCGGCCGGGAACACGGTTCGGGGACTCCGGGACGTAGCGCCGTACCATCAGCGTCGAGACCGCGACGACCGCCATCGGGATCCAGAACAGCCAGCGCCAGCCGAGCCATTCCACGATCGGGCCGGCCAGGACGATCCCCAGCCCGCCGCCGGCCGCGATGATGGCCGACACCACGCCGACCACGGACGGCACGCGTTCGGCCGGGAACTCGTCCCGGATGATGCCGAACGCCAACGGGAACACGGCTCCGCCGACACCTTGGAAGATGCGGGCGGCGATCAGTACGCCGACGTTCGGCGCGAGCGCGGCGATCAGGCAGCCGACGGCCAGGGCGGCCAGCGCGATGAACAGCGTGCGCTCCTTGCCGACCATGTCGCCGATCCGCCCGAGCAAGGGGGTCGCGACGGATACCGAGAGCAGGAGTGCGGTGAACACCCAGGTGACCGTGCCGGGGGTGGTGTGCAGGTCGTGCTGGATGGAGGGCAGCGCCGGGGTGACCAGTGACTGCAACATAGAGAAAGAGGCGACGACCGTGGCGAGGACCGCCAGGGTCACGCGAGGGTTTCCAGACCTGATGACAGGCATGCAGAAGTCCTTCGAAAGGAGTGTGAACGCGCCAGAACCTGGGCGCGGGATTCTCGGCCTGGTAAAGTCGAGGTATGCCTCCACTATAGCGGAGGGTCTCCTCCGCTATCAACTGGCTAAGGTGAGCGAATGGTGACCGGTGAGAGCAGGCCCGCGTTGCGGGTCGACGTACGGCGACCGCAGCGGGCGGACGCGCGGCGGAACTTCGACGCCCTGCTCGGCGCCGCCCGGGATGCGTTCGCGAGCAAAGGCGTCGAGGCGTCGCTGGAGGACATCGCGCGCCAGGCCGGCGTCGGGATCGGCACGCTGTACCGGAACTTCCCGCACCGCCAGGACCTGCTGAACGCGGTCTACTTCGGCGAGATCGAGGAGCTGTGCATCGCGGCGGAAGAGGCAGCCGATCTGCCGCCGTGGGAGGCACTGACCACGTGGCTGCACCGCTTCGTCGGGTACGCCGCGACGAAGCGCGCGATCTTCGAGTCGCTGAACCGGGAGGCCGACAGCTTCAAGGCGGCCCGTGAGGCGATGTACGCCGCCGGTACGCCGCTGTTCGAACGCGCCCAGGCCGCGGGTGAAGCGCGTAAGGACGTCTCCTTCGACGACCTCCTCCGCATGGTCAGCGGCCTCACCGCCGCCGGCTTCGTAGACCAGGCCCAACGCGACCGCGTCCTCACGATCGCCCTCGACGGCGTCCGGGCGCACTAGACAGGGCCTTAACCGAGGGCGAGCGCCACCCCGTCGAGGATGTCGTGTTCGGAGACGGTTAGTTCGGTGACGGACAGGCGGTCGTAGAGGCGCTGGAGGATGAGGGCGCCGGCGCCGATCACGTCTACACGGCCGGGGTGGATCGACGGTACGGCGGAGCGTTCTGCGCGGGTGGTGGTTGTCAGCCAGGTCGTCGCGGAGCGCAGTTGGTCGGTGGTGAGCCGGGCGTGGTGGACGGCGGCGCGGTCGTACTCGGACAGGTTCAGCGCGACCGCGGCCACGGTGGTGCAGGTACCGGCGACGCCGATGAACGCGCGGGCAGCTTCAAGCGGGACCGTGGTGGCGTCCAGCAGGGCGTCGATGTCCTTGCCGATCGCCTGTAGTTCTGTCGCGGACGTGGGGTCGGTGGTGACGTGGCGTTCGGTGAGGCGGACGGAGCCGATGTCGAGGGATTCGGCCGCAATCACACCGGTGGCGTCGCCGAGGACCAGTTCGGTGGAGCCGCCGCCGATGTCGGCCACGAGGTACGGCGCTGGGAGGTCGAGTGACGTGGTGGCGCCGCGGAAGCTGAGCTCGGCTTCTTCCGCACCGGAGATGATTTCCGGTTGTACGCCGAGACGCTCCTCGACGCCGGCGAAAAACGCGTCACGGTTGCTGACGTCGCGGGCGGCCGAGGTGGCGACGAAGCGGAGTCTGGTGACGTCGCTCGACTGAATAACGGAGGCGAAGTCCTCACAGGCGGTGAAGACGCGGGCGAGTGCTTCGGGGGCGAAGGCGCCGGTGGCATCCACGCCCTGGCCGAGGCGGACGATGGTCATCCGGCGGTCGAACTCGACGAGCTGACCGTCCACCAGATCGGCGATCAGCAGACGGATCGAGTTGGTCCCACAGTCGACCGCGGCAACCCGAACCGCACCCTGGCCCTCAGACACACGGGCCTCGGCGACCCCAGTCCTCCAGGGATTCCAGAGCCTCGTCGCCCAACGGGTTCACACCAGGGCCGGCCGCCAGTGAATGGCCTACCAGGACGTGAAGGCATTTGACCCGGGTCGGCATTCCGCCGGCGGTGATCCCGGCGATTTCCTCGACGTGCTCGATGGACTCGCGGTGCTCGAGGTACGACTCGTGCGCGGCGCGATACCGGGCCGCCAGGTCCTCGTCATCCGCCAGGCGGTCCGTCATCTCTTTCATCACGCCCGAGGCCTCGAGCGTGCCGATCGCGGACGCGAGCCGCGGGCACGTCACGTAGTACGTCGTGGGAAACGGCGTACCGTCCGGAAGTCGCGGCTCGGTCTCGACCACGTCGGGGAGGCCACAGCTGCACCGGTGCGCGATCGACCGAATGCCGCGGGCAGTCCGGCCGAGTTGTTTGCTGACTGCTTCTTGGTCGGAAGGGCTGACGCTCACCTGGTCACCTTAGGCGGCGGCGTGAGGATCGTCTTCGGCGCGGGCTTGGCGGGGGTCGGCGTCGTGGCCGGCGCCGGCGGCGTGCCCGCACCCTCGACGCTCCCCCACAGCTTCGTGTACCAGGTCGGCTTCTGCGTGTCCGCCGTACCGTCCGTCGGCGCCGACGGCTCCGGCGGGGCGCCGAGCGGCTTCCCGTCCGCGCCGATCACGCGGTACCCGACCTCACCGGGCATCACCCAGCCGAGCCGCTGCCGCGCCTGCGCCTTCACGTACGCGTCGTCGTCCCAGCGGGTGATCTCGTCGTTCAGCTCCGCGACCCGCTTCTCCCGGTCCCGGATCTCCTGCTGCAGCGCGCTCACCTGCTGGTGCTGGTCGAACCAGACCCGCAGGCTCTGCGCGTACGACACGATCAGCGCGCCCAGCACCAGCAGCACGACGGCCGCCCGCCCGGTCAGGTTGCGGGACCCGCGGGTCCGCGCCGGGTCCGCCTGGGTTCCGGTCGTACGCCGTTTCGGCTGGTCGCCCCGCCGGGCCGGTGGACGCGACTGGGTCCGGCTCGACGGACGCGAGCCGGGGCGTGCACCGGAATCCCGACGGGACGGCATGCATTGACCTCCTGGATCAGGCCGGCATCAGCCCTGGAAGCGCGGGAAGGCCGAGCGACCGGCGTACGTCGCCGCGTCGTCGAGCTCCTCCTCGATCCGGAGCAGCTGGTTGTACTTGGCGGTGCGGTCGGACCGGGCCGGGGCGCCGGACTTGATCTGGCCGCAGTTGGTCGCGACCGCGAGGTCGGCGATCGTGGTGTCCTCGGTCTCGCCGGAGCGGTGGCTCATCATGCAGGTGAAGCCGCTGCGGTGCGCCAGGTCGACGGCGTCCAGGGTCTCGGTCAGCGAGCCGATCTGGTTCACCTTGACCAGCAGGCTGTTCGCCGACTTCTCGTCGATGCCGCGCTGCAGCCGCTCGACGTTGGTGACGAACAGGTCGTCGCCGACCAGCTGGATCTTGCTGCCGAGCTCACCGGTGATGGCCTTCCAGCCGTCCCAGTCCTCCTCGTTCAGCGGGTCCTCGATCGACACGATCGGGTACGACGCCACCAGGTCGGCGTAGTAGGCGATCATCTCGTCGGCCGACTTCTTGCCGCCCTCGAACGCGTACACGCCGTCGGTGAAGAACTCGCTCGCGGCGACGTCCATCGCCAGCGCGATGTCCTTGCCGAGCTGCAGGCCGGCCTTCTCGACCGCGACCGCGATCAGGTCCAGGGCGGCCCGGTTGCTGTCGAGGCTCGGCGCGAAGCCGCCCTCGTCGCCGAGGCCGGTGGACAGGCCGCGCTCCTTCAGGACCGCCTTCAGCGCGTGGTAGACGCCCGCACCCTGCATGACGGCCTCGGCGTACGTCGACGCGCCGATCGGGGCGATCATGAACTCCTGGACGTCGACGTTGCTGTCCGCGTGCGCGCCGCCGTTGAGGATGTTCATCATCGGCACCGGCAGGACGTGTGCGTTCGGGCCGCCGACGTACCGGAACAGCGGCAGGCCGGAGCTCTCCGCCGCCGCCTTCGCGACCGCGAGGCTGACGCCGAGGATCGCGTTCGCGCCCAGCTTGGCCTTGTTCGGGGTGCCGTCCAGGTCGAGGAGCGCGTGGTCGATCAGGCGCTGCTCGTGGACGTCGTACCCGACGATCTCCTTGTCGATGTCCTCCAGGATCGCGGTGACGGCCTTCAGCACGCCCTTGCCGCCGTACCGGTTCTTGTCGCCGTCACGCAGCTCCACTGCCTCGAACTGGCCGGTGGAGGCGCCAGACGGGACGGCCGCGCGGGCGATGGTGTCGTCGTCGAGCAGAACCTCGACCTCGACAGTGGGGTTGCCGCGCGAGTCGAGGATCTCGCGCGCGCCGACGGCCTCGATGGTGGCCACATTGACTCCCAAGTTCTCGATGACGAATCGCTGCTGAGCCTAGTCCCCAGACCAGCAAGCTCAGTGGACCGCGTCGACCCTAACGATTGCATCCGCAGGTACCTCCCGCGTCAGTAACACTCCGTTGGGCGCCCGATAGACCGCCAAATCCGCGCAATCCACACCCAGCAAGACTTCTACCAGCTGCTGCCGCGTGATCTACAGGCCGAACGAGTGGCGGGCGTCGGTTAGGCCCTTCAGGTTGTCAGCGGGGCCGGAGATGCCGGTCAGGATGTTGTTGGTGATGCGCCAGGCGAAGTAGCCGGCCTGGACGGCGTAGCGCACTCGCAGGAACGTGGGCAGGCCGCGCTCGAGTTCGTCGGTGAGGTCGGGTCGTTGGCGCAGGTACGCCGGAACCACCGGGTCGCCGTTGTACATGACGGCGGATGCGACGTCGTACAGGATCGGGCCTCGCATCGCGCTCCCCCAGTCGATGAGGGCAACCTCGCCGTCAGCCTGCCGCAGGAACGCTTCCGCGGCCGGATCCCCGTGCAACCAGGCCCAGGAGACCGACCCGAGCGCGACCGCGTCAGCGACGGCGCCCTCGACCGCCGGGCGGATCCATGGCTCGAGGTCCAGGCAGTCCTCGAACGGGAGCAGGAACTGCAACCAGTCGGCCACCTCACCGGCATCGAGCGCGGCAGCCGAGTGCACGCGTCCGAGCAGCTCCCCGATCGCCGCCTGATCCGAAGGCACCAGTTCAACGCCGTCGACGTACTCGAGCACAGCAACCTGCCGCCCGTCGACGCGTTCAACGACCCGACCGTGCTTGCTGGGACGCGGACGCCCGGTGCAGATGCCGGCGTCGTCGAGCCGGGCCGCCAACTCCAGACCAGGCCCGAACGCCGAGTCCGAGAGCCCAACCGACTTGAGCACCACCAGCCAGTCCGCACCAGACGCCAGCCAGGCAGCCGAGTTCATCCCGCCGGTCAGCACCTCCAGCCGCGCCGGCTTCAGATCCCAGTGCTCCCGCAGTACCTCAGCAACATCCACCCACCCACCTTCTCAGCCACCCAGCACCCCGAGCAGCCGATTTTCTGGTGTACCGAAGAACAGGTAGTGCACCACCGAGACACCGTACGCAAAGCCCCGTCTGCGCTCAGGTGCACTACCCAACCACCGAACACCTCCCGTCCTTAGGCACACCATTACTTGCCGATGTGGAAAGTTCTCTGTTAGCTTTCCGATATGGAAGGTGATGCGGAAGAGCAGCTGCGGATCATCGAGCGGGCCGAGGCGGCGCCGTACGTGAGCTACCCCAAGACGCCCTGGTGGTACCCGCCGGTCGTGGGGCTCTGGGCGGCTGCGTTGATCGGGGCGTTCGCCTCGTGGCGGGACAGCAGCGCACTGTTCTTCACTGCGCTGGCGGTGCTGATCGGGTTGGAGGTCGCGTTCCTGACCTGGATGCAGCGGCGACACGGCGCGATGCCGTTCCCCGGGCGCGGACGACCGCCGCGGGAGATCGGACGGCTCTGGAATCGGTACTTCGTGGCCGTCGGGGTGGTCGTGGTGATCGTCGCGCTGGCGTGGTGGCTGGCCGGCGTACTGGCAGCCGCCCCGACCGCGTTCGTCCTGGCGACCGCCGGCCTCTGGTACTACGAGCGCCGGTACGCCGTCATCGCGGCGCAGGTCCGGGAGCGCCTCGGATGATCGACGGACTCGATCCGGTCATCCACGCACCGAAACGCCTGGCCGCGATGGCAGTACTGGCGAACGCCACCACGGTGACGTTCCGCTTCCTGAAGGACTACCTGGAGGTCACCGACTCCGACCTCTCGAAGCACATGTCGGCTCTGGAGAACGCCGGCTACGTCGCCACCACGAAAACCGGCCACGGCCGCGGCGCCACCACGACGTACCGAATGACCAAAGCCGGCGAACACGCCTACACAACCCACCGCAACGCCCTCCGCACTCTGCTGGACGGCCCGAAGTAGCCGTCGCGATGCGGGCGTCTACCGGGTGCTCAGCGGGCCCCGGGCTCCGTCTTCTCGACCACGTTGCGGACGTAGAACAGGTACCAAAGCCGCACCGGCGTCCCCGTGCCCGCGCCCACCACCATGCTGGGCTTGATCGCGGTAGACACTCGGCCGTTCGAGCCGTTGTAGTTGCCGTCGTGGCGCCTTCGCTTGGTGTCGGCGGTCTCGACCCCCTTCGCAATCTCGGCCCAACCGGCGACCTGAGCGGCGTCG
This Kribbella sp. NBC_00482 DNA region includes the following protein-coding sequences:
- a CDS encoding transcriptional regulator, giving the protein MIDGLDPVIHAPKRLAAMAVLANATTVTFRFLKDYLEVTDSDLSKHMSALENAGYVATTKTGHGRGATTTYRMTKAGEHAYTTHRNALRTLLDGPK
- a CDS encoding FtsB family cell division protein; translated protein: MPSRRDSGARPGSRPSSRTQSRPPARRGDQPKRRTTGTQADPARTRGSRNLTGRAAVVLLVLGALIVSYAQSLRVWFDQHQQVSALQQEIRDREKRVAELNDEITRWDDDAYVKAQARQRLGWVMPGEVGYRVIGADGKPLGAPPEPSAPTDGTADTQKPTWYTKLWGSVEGAGTPPAPATTPTPAKPAPKTILTPPPKVTR
- the eno gene encoding phosphopyruvate hydratase encodes the protein MATIEAVGAREILDSRGNPTVEVEVLLDDDTIARAAVPSGASTGQFEAVELRDGDKNRYGGKGVLKAVTAILEDIDKEIVGYDVHEQRLIDHALLDLDGTPNKAKLGANAILGVSLAVAKAAAESSGLPLFRYVGGPNAHVLPVPMMNILNGGAHADSNVDVQEFMIAPIGASTYAEAVMQGAGVYHALKAVLKERGLSTGLGDEGGFAPSLDSNRAALDLIAVAVEKAGLQLGKDIALAMDVAASEFFTDGVYAFEGGKKSADEMIAYYADLVASYPIVSIEDPLNEEDWDGWKAITGELGSKIQLVGDDLFVTNVERLQRGIDEKSANSLLVKVNQIGSLTETLDAVDLAHRSGFTCMMSHRSGETEDTTIADLAVATNCGQIKSGAPARSDRTAKYNQLLRIEEELDDAATYAGRSAFPRFQG
- a CDS encoding phosphotransferase enzyme family protein, which produces MDVAEVLREHWDLKPARLEVLTGGMNSAAWLASGADWLVVLKSVGLSDSAFGPGLELAARLDDAGICTGRPRPSKHGRVVERVDGRQVAVLEYVDGVELVPSDQAAIGELLGRVHSAAALDAGEVADWLQFLLPFEDCLDLEPWIRPAVEGAVADAVALGSVSWAWLHGDPAAEAFLRQADGEVALIDWGSAMRGPILYDVASAVMYNGDPVVPAYLRQRPDLTDELERGLPTFLRVRYAVQAGYFAWRITNNILTGISGPADNLKGLTDARHSFGL